The Pseudomonas sp. R4-35-07 nucleotide sequence GCCCGGCAAGGTGTTGTCACCGAAACGCTCGTCGTCGCGGTAGTGGAAGTCGCTGAAGGTATAGGCTTGGCGCAGCGCCAGCTGGCCGTTGGGGCCACCGTCCCATAGCGGGCTGAGCAGGCTCAGTTCCACGCCTTGATGCACGGTGGGGCTGGCGTTGGCTTCAGCGACGATGGAATTGCTGGTTGCGGTCTGGGCCTGGGTTTCCACGGTCAACAGTTCGTGGCGAACTTCCGAGCGGTAGAGCGCCAGGTCCCACTGACCAAGCCAGGCGTCACCGCGGCCACCGACTTCCAGCGTCGTCGCCGTCTGGTTGCGCAACTTCACGCCTTCGCGCTGCAAGCCGGTGGCCGCGCCACTGCCGGTACCGAAGTATTTGTTGGAACCCCAGATCATCGACCAGGCGTGCGGCGGCTCTACCGAGCGGCTCAGGTTGGTGTACACCTGCAATTGCGGGGTGAAGTCATAGCGCAGGCCAATGCGTGGCGCGTAGTCCCAATCGTGCTGGCTGGTCGGTGCCTGGCCGTCTGGATAGGTGACCTGGGTTTCGCGGCGGGTATAGATCGCGGCCAGGCCGGTGGTCAGCCATAGGTCAGGCACCAGCTCCAGTTCGTTGCCGATATGCAGCACGGTGTCGGAACCCAGGTAGGTGTAGTCACGGGTCTTGGTGCCCGGAGCGTAGCCGGCCGTATTGCCCGCCGGGATGCGCACGTACTCCGAGGCGCCGTTGTTCGGCATCGCCTGGGTGGTGCGCAGGCCGAGCGTGGTTTTGCTGTCGTGGCCGAACAGACTGTCCTGGCGAATGTAATTGAGGGTGCCGCTGATGTCGGTGTAGGCGACTTTCAGGCGGTTGGTGCCTTCGCGCAGGTCCATCGGGTAGTCGTGATAGGCCAGCCCGACTTCGACGCGCGAAGCGTCATCCAATTGCAGGGTGGTCTTGTTGGCGATCCAGGTGGAACCCGGTTGCAAGCGCTTGGAATCGCGGGCGGCGTTGAGGCTGTTGGCGGCACGCGGGTCATGGCTGATTTGGTAACGGGTGAGCTTGCCCGGGGTGTCGTTGGTGGTTTCGCGGTAGCGAAAATAGAAGCGCGTTTCCAGGTCCGGGTTGAAGCGATAGCCAAAGTTGGCCGCGACGCCCTTGCCGGCGCCAGCGCTCTGGTGTTGGTAACCGTCGGACGCAGAATCGGTGAGGCTGATGTAGTAATCGGCATCCCCGAGCACCTGGCCGGAACTGATCTCGCGCTGGGCGTAACCACGGCTGCCCGCTTCATAGCGCAGTTGCAGTTTGGGCGCATCAAGACCGGTGCGGCTGACATAGTTGACCGCGCCGCCCAGGGCCAACGCGCCCCGGTCGAAGCCATTGGCGCCGCGCAGCACTTCTACCCGGCTTTGCCAAAGCGGGTCCTTGAGCTCATAGGGCGTACCGCCGGGGCCGGTGAGCGGCAGACCGTCGAACATTTCGTACAACCCGGAGGC carries:
- a CDS encoding TonB-dependent receptor domain-containing protein — translated: MLLRQPPLLFATLALSSLVQADSLQLAPVEVTTGQASAGEIAQAQLKSVPGGTNFIDMNSVQQGRISTNEDVFKYQAGVYAKAANNEGVKLSIRGSGLNRSPGAHASGLYEMFDGLPLTGPGGTPYELKDPLWQSRVEVLRGANGFDRGALALGGAVNYVSRTGLDAPKLQLRYEAGSRGYAQREISSGQVLGDADYYISLTDSASDGYQHQSAGAGKGVAANFGYRFNPDLETRFYFRYRETTNDTPGKLTRYQISHDPRAANSLNAARDSKRLQPGSTWIANKTTLQLDDASRVEVGLAYHDYPMDLREGTNRLKVAYTDISGTLNYIRQDSLFGHDSKTTLGLRTTQAMPNNGASEYVRIPAGNTAGYAPGTKTRDYTYLGSDTVLHIGNELELVPDLWLTTGLAAIYTRRETQVTYPDGQAPTSQHDWDYAPRIGLRYDFTPQLQVYTNLSRSVEPPHAWSMIWGSNKYFGTGSGAATGLQREGVKLRNQTATTLEVGGRGDAWLGQWDLALYRSEVRHELLTVETQAQTATSNSIVAEANASPTVHQGVELSLLSPLWDGGPNGQLALRQAYTFSDFHYRDDERFGDNTLPGIPKHYYQAQLRYSHPSGFYTSLNTEHASRVAVDYANSYYAAAYTTLGATFGFDAPKQDWQAWVDLRNLTNRRYANTVTPGYDDKGLDVARSTPADGRGLYTGVSWRWR